A single region of the Chrysoperla carnea chromosome 5, inChrCarn1.1, whole genome shotgun sequence genome encodes:
- the LOC123300260 gene encoding fibroin heavy chain-like, translated as MNIKFVLIVVAAVLIQLFNYQDSGCNVIAYPTASCGDSDSGSGSASSGAASGAASGSGAASGSGAASGSGSAAASGAASGSGSAAGSGAASGSGSAAGSGAASGSGSAAGSGAASGSGSAAGSGAASGSGSGSSSSGSSSSGSSGGCGGGSGSASSGGSSASATKNSAGASSNGSSAGASNGSAGASSGGSSASATKNSAGASSGSSSAGASNGSAGASSCGSSATATKNSAGASSGGSTAGASNGSAGASSGGSSSSATKNSAGASSNGSSAGASNGSAGASSGGSSSSATQNSAGASSNGSSAGASNGSAGASSGGSSSSATQNSAGASSNGSSAGASNGTAGASSGGSSSSATKESAGASSNGSTATASKDSAGASSGGSSVGATASGAGAASGGSVSSATKNSSAASSQGSSVSISNGVVSAASNGATTSAGAGSASSASGGSSANVGGGSASGSSNGATSSANGSSASGSSGGSSSSAGAGSASGSSGNSSSSASGNTASGSSGDSSSSAGSGTASGSSGGATSTAGSGSASGSSGSSSSSAGSGSASGSSGNSSSSASGGTASGSSNGATSSAGSGTASGSSGGSSSSAGSGTASGSSGDSSSSAGSGSASGSSGGATSSAGSGSASGSSGNSSSSAGSGSASGSSGDSSSSAGSGTASGSSGGATSTAGSGSASGSSGNSSSSAGSGSASGSSGDSSSSAGSGSASGSSGGASSSAGSGSASGSSGGSTSGASCGSASGSSGDSSSSAGSGSASGSSGGASSSAGSGSASGSSGGSTSGASSGSASGSSGGSSSSAGSGSASGASAGSSSAAGSGSASGSSGGSSSGASSGSSDGCGSGGSSGAASGAASGSGSASGSGSASGSGAASGSGAASGSGAASGSGAASGSGSASGSGSAASSGAASSSGSAAGSGSASGSGSSDDCSC; from the exons atgaatatcAAATTTGTACTAATTGTGGTAGCTGCCGTACTTATACAGCTATTCAATTATCAAGACAGTGGATGCAATGTGATCGCCTACCCAACTGCG TCCTGTGGTGATTCTGATTCAGGATCAGGTTCAGCAAGTTCAGGCGCTGCGTCAGGAGCTGCATCTGGTTCAGGAGCTGCATCTGGTTCAGGAGCCGCTTCTGGTTCAGGTTCAGCTGCAGCATCTGGAGCAGCTTCTGGTTCAGGTTCTGCTGCGGGATCAGGAGCTGCCTCTGGCTCAGGTTCTGCTGCGGGATCAGGAGCTGCTTCTGGTTCCGGTTCTGCTGCAGGATCAGGAGCCGCTTCTGGTTCAGGTTCCGCTGCAGGCTCGGGAGCTGCTTCTGGATCTGGATCTGGTTCATCTTCGTCGGGATCCAGTTCATCGGGAAGTTCAGGAGGATGCGGAGGAGGAAGTGGTTCCGCATCGTCTGGAGGATCATCAGCATCCGCAACCAAAAATTCTGCCGGAGCTTCGTCTAACGGGTCTTCTGCAGGAGCATCGAATGGTTCAGCAGGTGCGTCTTCAGGAGGCTCTTCAGCATCAGCAACCAAAAACTCTGCGGGAGCCTCATCTGGAAGTTCGTCTGCTGGAGCATCTAATGGCTCAGCAGGTGCTTCATCATGTGGATCTTCAGCAACAGCAACCAAAAATTCTGCCGGTGCCTCATCTGGAGGATCTACTGCCGGAGCATCTAATGGTTCAGCAGGTGCCTCATCTGGAGGATCGTCGTCATCAGCCACCAAAAATTCTGCGGGTGCTTCATCTAACGGTTCATCTGCTGGAGCATCAAATGGTTCAGCAGGTGCATCTTCTGGTGGATCCTCATCATCAGCAACCCAAAACTCTGCTGGTGCTTCATCAAACGGATCATCTGCTGGAGCATCAAATGGCTCAGCAGGTGCATCTTCTGGTGGATCTTCATCATCGGCAACTCAAAACTCTGCTGGTGCGTCTTCTAACGGATCTTCTGCTGGAGCATCAAACGGTACAGCAGGAGCATCGTCTGGTGGTTCATCATCATCCGCAACGAAAGAATCCGCTGGGGCATCATCTAATGGATCAACTGCGACTGCAAGTAAAGACTCAGCTGGAGCATCTTCTGGTGGATCATCAGTTGGTGCAACTGCTTCTGGAGCGGGAGCAGCATCAGGTGGTTCAGTATCATCAGCTACTAAAAATTCCTCAGCTGCATCTTCGCAAGGATCCAGTGTTTCGATTTCAAATGGAGTTGTAAGCGCAGCATCAAATGGAGCTACCACGAGCGCTGGTGCCGGTTCCGCGTCTTCAGCATCAGGTGGATCCTCCGCAAATGTAGGAGGTGGATCTGCATCAGGATCATCCAATGGAGCAACTTCGAGCGCTAACGGCTCCTCGGCATCGGGATCATCTGGAGGATCAAGCTCTTCGGCTGGTGCAGGAAGTGCATCTGGTTCATCAGGAAACTCCAGTTCATCTGCCAGTGGAAACACCGCATCAGGATCATCCGGAGACTCCAGCTCATCTGCTGGTAGTGGAACAGCATCAGGATCATCTGGAGGGGCCACCTCAACTGCTGGTTCGGGATCAGCTTCGGGTTCGTCAGGAAGTTCAAGTTCATCTGCAGGTAGTGGTTCTGCATCTGGATCATCTGGAAACTCTAGCTCATCAGCTAGTGGTGGAACCGCGTCAGGATCATCTAACGGAGCTACCTCATCAGCTGGTAGTGGAACTGCATCTGGCTCATCTGGTGGCTCAAGCTCTTCTGCTGGAAGTGGAACTGCATCAGGCTCATCTGGAGACTCCAGCTCTTCTGCTGGTAGTGGAAGTGCATCTGGATCTTCTGGTGGAGCCACTTCATCTGCTGGTTCGGGATCAGCTTCGGGATCGTCAGGAAATTCAAGCTCATCAGCTGGTAGCGGATCGGCATCGGGATCATCTGGAGATTCTAGTTCATCAGCTGGTAGTGGAACTGCATCTGGATCTTCTGGTGGAGCCACTTCAACTGCAGGTTCGGGTTCTGCTTCGGGGTCGTCAGGAAATTCAAGTTCTTCAGCTGGTAGTGGATCGGCATCGGGATCATCTGGAGACTCTAGCTCCTCAGCTGGTAGTGGAAGTGCATCAGGATCATCTGGTGGTGCTTCCTCATCTGCTGGTTCCGGATCTGCTTCCGGCTCCTCAGGTGGATCTACTTCAGGAGCTTCTTGTGGATCAGCTTCTGGTTCATCTGGAGACTCAAGCTCCTCAGCTGGAAGTGGAAGTGCGTCAGGATCATCTGGTGGTGCTTCCTCATCAGCGGGTTCTGGATCTGCTTCAGGTTCTTCAGGTGGATCTACTTCAGGAGCTTCTAGTGGATCAGCTTCTGGGTCATCAGGAGGATCCAGTTCCTCTGCTGGTAGTGGATCTGCATCGGGAGCATCTGCAGGATCGAGCTCAGCTGCTGGTTCAGGATCTGCATCGGGTTCTTCAGGTGGATCTAGCTCTGGAGCTTCTAGCGGCTCATCAGATGGATGTGGCTCCGGAGGCTCTAGTGGAGCAGCTTCAGGAGCAGCCTCTGGTTCAGGATCAGCTTCTGGCTCAGGATCAGCTTCTGGTTCAGGAGCAGCTTCTGGCTCAGGAGCAGCTTCTGGTTCAGGAGCAGCTTCTGGCTCAGGAGCAGCTTCTGGCTCTGGATCAGCATCTGGTTCAGGATCAGCTGCAAGTTCTGGAGCTGCCTCTAGTTCAGGTTCAGCTGCTGGATCCGGATCTGCTTCTGGTAGTGGATCTTCTGATGATTGTTCTTGTTGA
- the LOC123299797 gene encoding uncharacterized transmembrane protein DDB_G0289901-like isoform X1 codes for MNSKFVVIVLAAVAIQLLTNNIWSNVNAHPTNCDNSGGSSGSSASGSAAASGSGAASGSGAASGSGAASGSGAASGSGAASGSGAASGSGAASGSGAASGSGAASGSGAASGSGAASGSGAASGSGAASSSGAASGSGAASGSGSASGSGAASGSSSGSGSSSGSGCGSGSGSASGSSGGSSASASKGSAGASSNGSVAGASKGSAGASSGGSSASASKGSAGASSGSSTAAASKGSAGASSKGSSASATKGSAGASSCGSTASASKGAAGASSNGSSASASKGSAGASSGGSTAGASKGSAGASSNGSSATATKGSAGASSGNSTAVASKGSAGASSNGSSASASKGSAGASSQGSSASATKGSAGATSNGSSAVASKGSAGAASGNSTASATKGSSSASSNGSSAGATKDGAGAASNGSTAVASKGSAGAASGNSTASASKGSAGASSNGSSATATKGSAGATSNGSSAVASKGSAGASSGNSTASASKGSAGASSNGSSASASKGSAGATSAGSSAVASKGSAGASSGNSTASASKGSAGASSNGSSATASKGSAGASSGSSSASASKGSAGATSAGSSAVASKGSAGASSGNSTASASKGSAGASSNGSSASASKGSAGATSAGSSAAASKGSASASSDGSSAACDSGESDAVDKANLAAIANIAAAAGKPSGKSAPSCDDYYDYEC; via the exons atgaattctAAATTTGTGGTTATTGTATTAGCCGCCGTGGCTATACAATTGTTAACTAATAATATTTGGAGTAATGTGAACGCACATCCAACg AACTGTGATAACTCTGGAGGTTCATCTGGATCATCAGCTTCCGGATCAGCAGCTGCTTCAGGCTCTGGTGCAGCTTCGGGCTCTGGAGCAGCTTCAGGCTCTGGAGCAGCTTCAGGCTCTGGAGCAGCTTCAGGCTCAGGAGCAGCTTCAGGCTCTGGAGCAGCTTCAGGCTCTGGAGCAGCTTCAGGCTCTGGAGCAGCTTCAGGTTCAGGAGCAGCTTCAGGTTCAGGAGCAGCTTCGGGCTCTGGAGCAGCTTCAGGCTCTGGAGCAGCTTCAGGCTCTGGTGCAGCTTCAAGCTCTGGAGCAGCTTCCGGTTCGGGCGCTGCATCAGGCTCTGGCTCAGCTTCTGGATCTGGTGCAGCCTCAGGCTCCTCATCCGGTTCGGGATCATCCTCAGGTTCAGGATGTGGATCGGGCTCTGGGTCCGCATCTGGTTCTTCAGGAGGATCATCTGCCAGTGCCTCTAAAGGTTCAGCAGGTGCATCGTCTAATGGTTCAGTTGCTGGAGCCTCTAAGGGATCTGCTGGTGCATCATCAGGAGGATCTTCTGCTTCTGCTTCTAAAGGTTCAGCAGGAGCATCGTCAGGTAGTTCAACGGCAGCAGCTAGTAAGGGATCAGCAGGTGCTTCATCTAAGGGTTCATCTGCATCTGCTACAAAAGGATCGGCTGGTGCTTCATCTTGTGGTTCCACGGCTAGTGCTAGTAAAGGAGCGGCTGGTGCTTCATCCAATGGCTCATCTGCATCTGCTTCCAAAGGATCAGCGGGTGCTTCATCAGGTGGTTCTACAGCTGGTGCTAGTAAAGGATCAGCAGGTGCTTCATCTAATGGTTCATCTGCAACTGCTACAAAAGGCTCAGCAGGTGCATCATCTGGTAACTCGACGGCTGTAGCTAGTAAGGGATCAGCAGGTGCTTCATCAAATGGCTCCTCTGCTAGTGCCTCAAAAGGCTCAGCTGGGGCCTCCTCCCAAGGTTCGAGTGCATCTGCAACAAAAGGTTCTGCTGGTGCAACATCCAACGGATCTTCGGCTGTTGCTAGCAAGGGATCGGCTGGAGCTGCTTCTGGCAATTCTACTGCTTCTGCAACGAAAGGATCTAGCAGTGCTTCATCAAATGGGTCATCGGCCGGTGCCACTAAAGATGGAGCTGGTGCAGCCTCAAATGGATCAACTGCAGTTGCTTCAAAAGGATCAGCAGGAGCGGCATCTGGCAATTCAACTGCTTCGGCAAGCAAAGGCTCCGCAGGTGCTTCTTCCAATGGATCTTCTGCAACAGCAACTAAAGGATCTGCCGGTGCAACATCAAATGGATCTTCAGCTGTAGCTAGCAAAGGATCGGCTGGAGCCTCATCCGGAAACTCTACTGCCTCTGCATCGAAAGGATCTGCTGGTGCTTCATCAAATGGCTCTTCAGCATCAGCTTCCAAAGGATCAGCAGGTGCAACATCTGCTGGATCTTCAGCTGTGGCTAGCAAAGGATCGGCAGGAGCTTCATCTGGAAATTCAACTGCCAGTGCATCAAAAGGATCTGCTGGTGCATCATCAAATGGATCCTCTGCTACTGCTTCGAAGGGATCGGCAGGTGCATCGTCAGGAAGTTCGTCTGCATCTGCTTCCAAAGGATCAGCAGGTGCAACATCTGCTGGATCTTCAGCTGTGGCTAGCAAAGGATCGGCTGGAGCTTCATCTGGTAATTCAACTGCCTCTGCATCCAAAGGATCAGCTGGTGCATCATCAAATGGATCATCAGCTTCGGCTTCTAAAGGATCAGCAGGTGCAACATCTGCTGGATCTTCGGCAGCTGCATCAAAGGGATCTGCCTCTGCTTCATCAGACGGTTCTTCGGCCGCTTGTGATTCAGGAGAATCTGATGCTGTTGATAAAGCCAATCTTGCTGCCATTGCTAATATTGCAGCTGCGGCGGGTAAGCCATCGGGTAAATCAGCTCCATCATGCGACGATTATTACGATTATGAAT GTTAA
- the LOC123299797 gene encoding uncharacterized transmembrane protein DDB_G0289901-like isoform X2, whose amino-acid sequence MNSKFVVIVLAAVAIQLLTNNIWSNVNAHPTNCDNSGGSSGSSASGSAAASGSGAASGSGAASGSGAASGSGAASGSGAASSSGAASGSGAASGSGSASGSGAASGSSSGSGSSSGSGCGSGSGSASGSSGGSSASASKGSAGASSNGSVAGASKGSAGASSGGSSASASKGSAGASSGSSTAAASKGSAGASSKGSSASATKGSAGASSCGSTASASKGAAGASSNGSSASASKGSAGASSGGSTAGASKGSAGASSNGSSATATKGSAGASSGNSTAVASKGSAGASSNGSSASASKGSAGASSQGSSASATKGSAGATSNGSSAVASKGSAGAASGNSTASATKGSSSASSNGSSAGATKDGAGAASNGSTAVASKGSAGAASGNSTASASKGSAGASSNGSSATATKGSAGATSNGSSAVASKGSAGASSGNSTASASKGSAGASSNGSSASASKGSAGATSAGSSAVASKGSAGASSGNSTASASKGSAGASSNGSSATASKGSAGASSGSSSASASKGSAGATSAGSSAVASKGSAGASSGNSTASASKGSAGASSNGSSASASKGSAGATSAGSSAAASKGSASASSDGSSAACDSGESDAVDKANLAAIANIAAAAGKPSGKSAPSCDDYYDYEC is encoded by the exons atgaattctAAATTTGTGGTTATTGTATTAGCCGCCGTGGCTATACAATTGTTAACTAATAATATTTGGAGTAATGTGAACGCACATCCAACg AACTGTGATAACTCTGGAGGTTCATCTGGATCATCAGCTTCCGGATCAGCAGCTGCTTCAGGCTCTGGTGCAGCTTCGG GTTCAGGAGCAGCTTCGGGCTCTGGAGCAGCTTCAGGCTCTGGAGCAGCTTCAGGCTCTGGTGCAGCTTCAAGCTCTGGAGCAGCTTCCGGTTCGGGCGCTGCATCAGGCTCTGGCTCAGCTTCTGGATCTGGTGCAGCCTCAGGCTCCTCATCCGGTTCGGGATCATCCTCAGGTTCAGGATGTGGATCGGGCTCTGGGTCCGCATCTGGTTCTTCAGGAGGATCATCTGCCAGTGCCTCTAAAGGTTCAGCAGGTGCATCGTCTAATGGTTCAGTTGCTGGAGCCTCTAAGGGATCTGCTGGTGCATCATCAGGAGGATCTTCTGCTTCTGCTTCTAAAGGTTCAGCAGGAGCATCGTCAGGTAGTTCAACGGCAGCAGCTAGTAAGGGATCAGCAGGTGCTTCATCTAAGGGTTCATCTGCATCTGCTACAAAAGGATCGGCTGGTGCTTCATCTTGTGGTTCCACGGCTAGTGCTAGTAAAGGAGCGGCTGGTGCTTCATCCAATGGCTCATCTGCATCTGCTTCCAAAGGATCAGCGGGTGCTTCATCAGGTGGTTCTACAGCTGGTGCTAGTAAAGGATCAGCAGGTGCTTCATCTAATGGTTCATCTGCAACTGCTACAAAAGGCTCAGCAGGTGCATCATCTGGTAACTCGACGGCTGTAGCTAGTAAGGGATCAGCAGGTGCTTCATCAAATGGCTCCTCTGCTAGTGCCTCAAAAGGCTCAGCTGGGGCCTCCTCCCAAGGTTCGAGTGCATCTGCAACAAAAGGTTCTGCTGGTGCAACATCCAACGGATCTTCGGCTGTTGCTAGCAAGGGATCGGCTGGAGCTGCTTCTGGCAATTCTACTGCTTCTGCAACGAAAGGATCTAGCAGTGCTTCATCAAATGGGTCATCGGCCGGTGCCACTAAAGATGGAGCTGGTGCAGCCTCAAATGGATCAACTGCAGTTGCTTCAAAAGGATCAGCAGGAGCGGCATCTGGCAATTCAACTGCTTCGGCAAGCAAAGGCTCCGCAGGTGCTTCTTCCAATGGATCTTCTGCAACAGCAACTAAAGGATCTGCCGGTGCAACATCAAATGGATCTTCAGCTGTAGCTAGCAAAGGATCGGCTGGAGCCTCATCCGGAAACTCTACTGCCTCTGCATCGAAAGGATCTGCTGGTGCTTCATCAAATGGCTCTTCAGCATCAGCTTCCAAAGGATCAGCAGGTGCAACATCTGCTGGATCTTCAGCTGTGGCTAGCAAAGGATCGGCAGGAGCTTCATCTGGAAATTCAACTGCCAGTGCATCAAAAGGATCTGCTGGTGCATCATCAAATGGATCCTCTGCTACTGCTTCGAAGGGATCGGCAGGTGCATCGTCAGGAAGTTCGTCTGCATCTGCTTCCAAAGGATCAGCAGGTGCAACATCTGCTGGATCTTCAGCTGTGGCTAGCAAAGGATCGGCTGGAGCTTCATCTGGTAATTCAACTGCCTCTGCATCCAAAGGATCAGCTGGTGCATCATCAAATGGATCATCAGCTTCGGCTTCTAAAGGATCAGCAGGTGCAACATCTGCTGGATCTTCGGCAGCTGCATCAAAGGGATCTGCCTCTGCTTCATCAGACGGTTCTTCGGCCGCTTGTGATTCAGGAGAATCTGATGCTGTTGATAAAGCCAATCTTGCTGCCATTGCTAATATTGCAGCTGCGGCGGGTAAGCCATCGGGTAAATCAGCTCCATCATGCGACGATTATTACGATTATGAAT GTTAA